One window of the Streptomyces sp. NBC_00259 genome contains the following:
- a CDS encoding DUF418 domain-containing protein, whose amino-acid sequence MTAETTSPASRPGPVPVRTGERALAPDFARGLMLLLIVLSNTAFHLWTARRGPSGWQPVDGSWPDRAVQFTMIVVLDLRVYPLFAFLFGYGMTQLYLRQTAAGTSERDAVGILRRRSLWLLVIGLAHATLLMAGDILGYYGLLSLVLGWFFLRRSDRALTWWIGIATAQLVLLTAGPALFALIRGELGSLGDAGAEPGHLAYAGGEESWLAAAGTRLTTGLFVTFAAAPLSLVGGTYVIFLLGFRAARRRVLEEPGRHLPLLRRTAVVGITVGWLGGLPAALAHIGALRVPDAAQSESGALTVLRDVTGNAAGLGYVAAIALFAHWWTARPARGRTPGATAVTAVSAVGKRSLSCYLAHSLVFAPLLAAWGLGLGEHLTSATTALFATAVWLLTVAGAYALEGRGRRGPAEAVLRRLMYGGTRRAGRA is encoded by the coding sequence ATGACCGCTGAGACCACGTCGCCGGCGTCCCGCCCCGGGCCCGTGCCCGTACGCACCGGGGAACGCGCGCTCGCGCCCGACTTCGCGCGGGGGCTGATGCTCCTGCTCATCGTGCTGTCCAACACCGCGTTCCATCTGTGGACCGCACGTCGCGGTCCCTCGGGATGGCAGCCGGTCGACGGGTCGTGGCCGGACCGGGCGGTGCAGTTCACGATGATCGTGGTGCTGGATCTGCGCGTCTACCCGCTCTTCGCGTTCCTCTTCGGCTACGGGATGACGCAGCTCTACCTGCGCCAGACCGCGGCCGGGACCTCCGAGCGCGACGCGGTCGGCATTCTGCGCAGGCGCAGCCTGTGGCTGCTCGTCATCGGTCTCGCGCACGCGACCCTGCTGATGGCCGGCGACATCCTCGGCTACTACGGGCTGCTGAGCCTCGTGCTCGGCTGGTTCTTCCTGCGCCGCAGCGACCGCGCGCTGACCTGGTGGATCGGGATCGCGACCGCTCAGCTGGTGCTCCTGACGGCGGGGCCGGCGCTGTTCGCCCTGATCCGGGGCGAGTTGGGTTCGCTCGGGGACGCGGGCGCGGAGCCGGGACACCTGGCGTACGCCGGCGGTGAGGAGAGCTGGCTCGCCGCGGCCGGCACCCGGCTGACCACCGGCCTGTTCGTGACGTTCGCCGCCGCGCCGCTCTCCCTCGTCGGCGGCACCTACGTCATCTTCCTGCTCGGCTTCCGGGCCGCCCGGCGGCGCGTCCTGGAGGAGCCCGGTCGCCATCTGCCGCTGCTGCGCCGCACAGCCGTCGTCGGCATCACCGTCGGCTGGCTCGGCGGACTGCCCGCCGCCCTCGCCCACATCGGCGCACTGCGCGTACCGGACGCGGCGCAGAGCGAGTCGGGAGCCCTGACCGTCCTCCGCGACGTCACCGGCAACGCCGCCGGCCTCGGATACGTCGCCGCGATCGCCCTCTTCGCGCACTGGTGGACCGCTCGTCCGGCCCGCGGGCGCACTCCGGGCGCCACGGCCGTGACCGCCGTGTCCGCGGTCGGCAAGCGGTCGCTGTCCTGCTACCTCGCGCACTCACTCGTCTTCGCGCCGCTCCTCGCGGCCTGGGGCCTGGGCCTCGGCGAGCACCTCACGAGCGCGACGACGGCCCTGTTCGCGACCGCCGTCTGGCTGCTCACGGTGGCCGGCGCGTACGCCCTGGAAGGCCGGGGCCGCCGCGGCCCCGCCGAGGCGGTGCTGCGGCGGCTGATGTACGGCGGAACGAGGCGGGCGGGGCGGGCCTGA
- the glgB gene encoding 1,4-alpha-glucan branching enzyme: MTPRNGIRPAKPLDESDRERLLSGTHHDPHALLGAHVVRGGVVFRVLRPYAESVTLLAKGLRAELHADGDGFFSALLPLRKAPEYTLQVAYEDTTVEFADPYRFLPALGDLDLHLIGEGRHEELWQALGARPMTHQGVTGTRFTLWAPNARGVRVVGDFNYWDGTASSMRSLGSSGIWELFLPGIGDGTLYKFEITRPDGTRTVRADPMARRTEAPPANASVVTESHHVWHDAEWMEQRGSRPVHEAPLSVYEVHLPSWRPGLTYRQLATQLPAYVRDLGFTHVEFMPVAEHPFGGSWGYQVTGFYAPTARMGAPDDFRHLVDALHRAGIGVIVDWVPAHFPKDDWALAEFDGRPLYEHSDPARAAHPDWGTLEFDYGRKEVRNFLVANAVYWCEEFHIDGLRVDAVASMLYLDYSREHGEWSPNEHGGRENLDAVDFLQEMNATVYRRCPGVVTIAEESTAWDGVTRATHHVGPGGFGGLGFGLKWNMGWMHDSLGYMEHEPVHRKFHHNEMTFSMVYAYSENYVLPISHDEVVHGKRALVSKMPGDWWQQRANHRAYLGFMWAHPGKQLLFMGQEFAQGAEWSEGHGPDWWLLDPSYEAEPDHRGVRDLVRELNAVYAATPALWQQDTVPEGFAWVDGGAADDNVLAFLRFDAEGAPLLAVSNFSPVVRHEYRIGVPPSVSAWAEVLNTDAARFGGGDVGTEEPLKPESVAAHGHRTSVQLTLPPLATVWLKPV, from the coding sequence GTGACTCCCCGCAATGGCATTCGCCCCGCCAAACCGCTCGATGAATCCGACCGGGAGCGGCTGCTCAGTGGCACGCATCACGATCCGCATGCCCTGCTCGGCGCGCACGTCGTCCGCGGCGGGGTGGTGTTCCGCGTGCTGCGGCCGTACGCGGAGTCGGTGACGCTGCTGGCCAAGGGGCTGCGTGCCGAGCTGCACGCGGACGGCGACGGCTTCTTCTCGGCGCTGCTGCCGCTGCGCAAGGCGCCCGAGTACACGCTCCAGGTGGCGTACGAGGACACCACGGTCGAGTTCGCCGACCCGTACCGCTTCCTGCCCGCGCTCGGCGACCTCGATCTGCATCTGATCGGCGAGGGCCGACACGAGGAACTGTGGCAGGCCCTCGGGGCCCGGCCGATGACGCACCAGGGCGTCACCGGGACCCGGTTCACCCTCTGGGCGCCGAACGCGCGCGGCGTCAGGGTCGTCGGGGACTTCAACTACTGGGACGGCACGGCCTCCTCGATGCGCTCGCTCGGCTCGTCGGGGATCTGGGAGCTGTTCCTCCCCGGCATCGGCGACGGCACGCTCTACAAGTTCGAGATCACCCGGCCCGACGGCACCCGCACGGTCCGCGCCGACCCGATGGCGCGCCGCACCGAGGCTCCGCCCGCCAACGCGTCCGTCGTCACCGAGTCCCACCATGTGTGGCACGACGCGGAGTGGATGGAGCAGCGCGGCAGCCGGCCCGTGCACGAGGCGCCGCTCTCCGTCTACGAGGTGCATCTGCCGTCCTGGCGTCCGGGGCTCACGTACCGGCAGCTCGCCACCCAACTCCCCGCCTACGTCAGGGATCTCGGCTTCACCCATGTCGAGTTCATGCCGGTCGCGGAGCATCCCTTCGGCGGGTCGTGGGGCTACCAGGTCACCGGCTTCTACGCGCCGACGGCCCGGATGGGCGCCCCGGACGACTTCCGCCATCTGGTCGACGCACTGCACCGGGCCGGCATCGGGGTCATCGTCGACTGGGTGCCCGCGCACTTCCCCAAGGACGACTGGGCGCTGGCCGAGTTCGACGGCCGTCCGCTGTACGAGCACTCCGATCCGGCCCGTGCCGCGCACCCCGACTGGGGCACCCTCGAATTCGACTACGGCCGCAAGGAGGTCCGTAACTTCCTCGTCGCCAACGCCGTGTACTGGTGCGAGGAGTTCCACATCGACGGACTGCGGGTGGACGCGGTCGCCTCGATGCTCTACCTCGACTACTCGCGCGAGCACGGCGAATGGAGCCCCAACGAGCACGGCGGCCGGGAGAACCTGGACGCCGTCGACTTCCTCCAGGAGATGAACGCGACCGTCTACCGCCGGTGTCCGGGCGTCGTCACGATCGCCGAGGAGTCCACGGCCTGGGACGGGGTGACCCGGGCGACCCACCATGTCGGACCGGGAGGTTTCGGCGGACTCGGCTTCGGCCTGAAGTGGAACATGGGCTGGATGCACGACTCGCTCGGCTACATGGAGCACGAGCCGGTGCACCGCAAGTTCCACCACAACGAGATGACGTTCTCGATGGTGTACGCGTACAGCGAGAACTACGTGCTGCCGATCTCGCACGACGAGGTCGTGCACGGCAAGCGGGCACTGGTGTCGAAGATGCCCGGCGACTGGTGGCAGCAGCGCGCCAACCACCGGGCGTACCTCGGCTTCATGTGGGCCCACCCCGGCAAGCAACTGCTCTTCATGGGGCAGGAGTTCGCCCAGGGCGCGGAATGGTCGGAGGGCCACGGCCCGGACTGGTGGCTGCTCGACCCGTCGTACGAAGCCGAGCCGGACCACCGTGGCGTACGGGACCTGGTGCGCGAGCTGAACGCGGTGTACGCGGCGACCCCGGCGCTGTGGCAGCAGGACACCGTCCCCGAGGGCTTCGCCTGGGTCGACGGCGGGGCCGCCGACGACAATGTCCTCGCCTTCCTCCGCTTCGACGCCGAGGGGGCCCCGCTGCTCGCGGTGTCGAACTTCTCGCCCGTGGTGCGCCACGAGTACCGGATCGGGGTCCCGCCGTCCGTGTCCGCCTGGGCGGAGGTGCTGAACACGGACGCGGCGCGGTTCGGCGGCGGCGACGTCGGCACCGAGGAGCCGCTGAAGCCGGAGTCCGTCGCCGCCCACGGCCACCGTACGAGCGTCCAGCTCACCCTGCCGCCACTGGCGACGGTGTGGCTGAAGCCGGTGTGA
- the treS gene encoding maltose alpha-D-glucosyltransferase, whose protein sequence is MIVNEPVHDLFEDTPAKDRDPDWFKRAVFYEVLVRSFQDSNGDGVGDLKGITAKLDYLQWLGVDCLWLPPFFKSPLRDGGYDVSDYTSVLPEFGDLADFVEFVDAAHQRGMRVIIDFVMNHTSDQHPWFQESRKDPDGPYADYYVWADDDKQYQDARIIFVDTETSNWTFDPVRKQYYWHRFFSHQPDLNYENPAVQEEIVSALRFWLDLGIDGFRLDAVPYLYQEEGTNCENLPATHEFLKRVRKEIDAHYPDTVLLAEANQWPEDVVDYFGDFPAGGDECHMAFHFPVMPRIFMAVRRESRYPVSEILAKTPAIPKNCQWGIFLRNHDELTLEMVTDEERDYMYAEYAKDPRMRANIGIRRRLAPLLDNDRNQIELFTALLLSLPGSPILYYGDEIGMGDNIWLGDRDAVRTPMQWTPDRNAGFSSCDPGRLYLPTIMDPVYGYQVTNVEASMASPSSLLHWTRRMIEIRKQNRAFGLGSFTELPSSNPAVLAYLREAPSTEDGTDDLVLCVNNFSRFAQPTELDLRRYNGRHPVELIGGVRFPAIGEWPYLLTLAGHGFYWFRLRGEAVAGETAANGTARKTAAPRRA, encoded by the coding sequence ATGATCGTCAACGAGCCCGTCCACGACCTCTTCGAGGACACCCCGGCCAAGGACCGGGATCCCGACTGGTTCAAACGCGCCGTCTTCTACGAAGTGCTCGTACGGTCCTTCCAGGACAGCAACGGCGACGGGGTCGGTGACCTCAAGGGCATCACCGCCAAGCTGGACTATCTGCAGTGGCTGGGCGTCGACTGCCTGTGGCTGCCGCCGTTCTTCAAGTCCCCGCTCAGGGACGGCGGTTACGACGTCTCCGACTACACGTCCGTCCTCCCCGAATTCGGCGACCTCGCCGATTTCGTCGAGTTCGTCGACGCCGCGCACCAGCGCGGTATGCGGGTCATCATCGACTTCGTCATGAACCACACCAGCGACCAGCACCCGTGGTTCCAGGAGTCCCGCAAGGACCCGGACGGCCCGTACGCCGACTACTACGTCTGGGCCGACGACGACAAGCAGTACCAGGACGCGCGGATCATCTTCGTCGACACGGAGACCTCCAACTGGACCTTCGACCCGGTCCGCAAGCAGTACTACTGGCACCGCTTCTTCTCCCACCAGCCGGACCTCAACTACGAGAACCCGGCCGTGCAGGAGGAGATCGTCTCCGCGCTGCGCTTCTGGCTCGACCTCGGCATCGACGGCTTCCGGCTGGACGCGGTGCCCTACCTCTACCAGGAGGAGGGCACCAACTGCGAGAACCTCCCGGCGACGCACGAGTTCCTCAAGCGCGTCCGCAAGGAGATCGACGCCCACTACCCGGACACGGTGCTGCTGGCCGAGGCCAACCAGTGGCCCGAGGACGTCGTCGACTACTTCGGCGACTTCCCGGCGGGCGGCGACGAGTGCCACATGGCGTTCCACTTCCCGGTGATGCCGCGCATCTTCATGGCGGTACGCAGGGAGTCCCGCTACCCGGTGTCCGAGATCCTCGCCAAGACCCCGGCGATCCCCAAGAACTGCCAGTGGGGGATCTTCCTGCGCAACCACGACGAGCTGACCCTGGAGATGGTCACCGACGAGGAGCGCGACTACATGTACGCGGAGTACGCCAAGGACCCGCGGATGCGCGCCAACATCGGCATCCGGCGGCGGCTCGCGCCCCTGCTCGACAACGACCGCAACCAGATCGAGCTGTTCACCGCGCTGCTGCTGTCGCTGCCCGGCTCGCCGATCCTGTACTACGGCGACGAGATCGGGATGGGCGACAACATCTGGCTGGGCGACCGGGACGCGGTGCGCACGCCGATGCAGTGGACGCCGGACCGCAACGCCGGTTTCTCGTCCTGCGATCCCGGCCGACTGTATCTGCCGACCATCATGGACCCGGTCTACGGCTACCAGGTCACCAATGTCGAGGCGTCGATGGCGTCGCCGTCGTCGCTGCTGCACTGGACCCGGCGGATGATCGAGATCCGGAAGCAGAACCGTGCCTTCGGGCTCGGCTCCTTCACCGAACTGCCGTCGTCGAACCCGGCCGTGCTGGCGTATCTGCGCGAGGCCCCCTCGACGGAGGACGGCACGGACGATCTGGTGCTGTGCGTGAACAACTTCTCGCGGTTCGCCCAGCCGACGGAGCTCGACCTGCGGAGGTACAACGGCCGTCATCCGGTGGAGCTGATCGGCGGGGTGCGGTTCCCCGCGATCGGTGAGTGGCCGTATCTGCTGACGCTCGCGGGGCACGGCTTCTACTGGTTCCGGCTGCGCGGCGAGGCCGTCGCCGGCGAGACCGCGGCGAACGGGACGGCACGGAAGACGGCGGCCCCCAGGCGCGCGTGA
- a CDS encoding maltokinase N-terminal cap-like domain-containing protein, whose translation MSEAASTRTPVALLPSLSPLLREWLPRQRWFAGKGRPVTGFSLVAAAELLPVDSTGPGLLHLLLRVQQAGQATGKATGAGGRTAGGKRDAPHGGDCYQLLLGVRTTPPPYLASALIGRVTDGPLAGRTVYEGLHDPRLAALLLERLRTPGRFGPLRFDRAVPVLGGLPARVLDAEQSNSSLVYGDSYILKIFRRVYPGINPDLELPLALAGAGCDRVPAPVAWFESDAPEPCTLGVLQPYLRGSQDGWQLALKALAAGRDFTAEAQALGRATAEVHTALAAALPTVSLSRPQTEDLATAMNERLDAAVRAVPALLPYVRGLRTAFDAIAGATFDGDGRAQRIHGDLHLGQTLRTPDGGWSVIDFEGEPARPLDERREVQPPVRDIAGILRSFDYAARSHRPWNPAWAARCRAAYCDGYAEASGSDPRTEPELLRAYETDKAVYEVVYEARHRPDWLPVPMSAIRRLAGPAG comes from the coding sequence ATGTCGGAGGCTGCATCCACCCGGACCCCCGTCGCCCTGCTGCCTTCGCTCTCGCCACTGCTGCGCGAGTGGCTGCCCCGGCAGCGGTGGTTCGCGGGAAAGGGACGCCCGGTCACCGGCTTCTCCCTGGTGGCGGCGGCCGAGCTGCTGCCGGTCGACTCGACCGGCCCCGGTCTGCTGCATCTGCTGCTGCGCGTCCAGCAGGCCGGGCAGGCCACCGGGAAGGCCACCGGCGCCGGGGGCAGGACCGCCGGCGGCAAGCGGGACGCGCCGCACGGCGGCGACTGCTACCAGCTGCTGCTCGGCGTCAGGACGACGCCGCCGCCGTATCTCGCCTCCGCGCTGATCGGCCGCGTGACCGACGGCCCGCTGGCCGGCCGGACCGTCTACGAGGGCCTGCACGACCCACGGCTCGCGGCGCTGCTGCTGGAGCGGCTGCGCACCCCCGGCCGGTTCGGCCCGCTCCGCTTCGACCGGGCGGTGCCCGTGCTGGGCGGGCTGCCCGCCCGGGTGCTGGACGCCGAGCAGTCCAACTCCTCGCTGGTGTACGGGGATTCGTACATCCTCAAGATCTTCCGTCGGGTGTACCCGGGCATCAACCCCGATCTGGAGCTGCCGCTCGCACTCGCCGGGGCGGGCTGCGACCGGGTGCCCGCACCCGTCGCCTGGTTCGAGTCGGACGCTCCCGAACCCTGCACCCTGGGCGTCCTCCAGCCCTATCTGCGCGGCTCCCAGGACGGCTGGCAGCTGGCGCTGAAGGCGCTCGCCGCGGGGCGGGACTTCACCGCGGAGGCCCAGGCCCTGGGCCGGGCCACCGCCGAGGTGCACACCGCGCTCGCGGCGGCCCTGCCGACGGTGTCGCTGAGCCGCCCGCAGACCGAGGATCTGGCGACCGCGATGAACGAACGGCTGGACGCGGCCGTGCGCGCCGTGCCCGCCCTGCTGCCGTACGTCCGGGGGCTGCGCACCGCCTTCGACGCGATCGCCGGGGCGACCTTCGACGGCGACGGCCGGGCCCAGCGCATCCACGGCGATCTGCATCTCGGCCAGACGCTGCGCACCCCCGACGGCGGCTGGTCGGTCATCGACTTCGAGGGCGAACCGGCCCGTCCGCTCGACGAGCGCCGCGAGGTCCAGCCGCCGGTGCGCGACATCGCGGGGATACTGCGCTCCTTCGACTACGCGGCCCGCTCGCACCGCCCCTGGAACCCGGCATGGGCGGCGCGCTGCCGTGCGGCGTACTGCGACGGCTACGCCGAGGCCTCGGGCAGCGACCCGCGGACCGAGCCGGAACTGCTGCGTGCCTACGAGACCGACAAGGCGGTGTACGAGGTCGTGTACGAGGCCCGGCACCGGCCGGACTGGCTGCCGGTCCCGATGTCCGCGATCCGGCGACTCGCCGGCCCGGCGGGCTGA
- a CDS encoding HelD family protein, producing the protein MRQEQRFVSLAHERLDQLRAEAEAAVRATIAQVSTDRQARVERDIGVAEHSASLAALNAADAGLCFGRIDRRDGVTHHIGRTGIRKDDTERTPLLIDWRAPVARPFYLATGYEPMGLRRRRHITSEGRTVTALHDEIMDLADPTRTGYESHDADEVLLAALGSARTGRMGDIVSTIQAEQDHIIRAPQRGLLVVEGGPGTGKTAVALHRAAYLLYAHREQLAKRAVLIVGPNPAFLGYIGEVLPSLGETGVLLATVGELFPGVHATGTDSPAAAAVKGRADMSAVLAEAVRDRQRVPEKGEPIVIAHDDGELVLDWDMAVEARHKARETGLPHNLAMPYFAFRIVDDLTDQLVDRIGADPYGGPNFLGPDDIAQLGKAVAASSEVHAAIRSLWPSLTPQEFLADYLADPTGLPDEDAALIRRTRGPWTSADVPLLDEAAELLGEDDSAARAAAEAERARRIAYAQGVLDVSYASRTYEFEDKEDVDADASEVLSAHDIIDAERMAERHEEADHRSAAERAAADRTWAFGHIIVDEAQELSAMAWRLLMRRCPTRSMTLVGDPAQTGDLAAPPTPKAVGDGGDFWQQILGPFVEDRWELARLGVNYRTPAEIMEYAAGRRRAGDPGFTPPRSIRSTGVHPWERTVALAEVARLAQEEAPAEGRLAVIAPRELHARLTGLGDDGPLDLSRPVVLIDPRQAKGLEFDTVLVVAPELMLPNDLYVALTRATQRLGVITPAAPVTPASATPSPVAAG; encoded by the coding sequence ATGCGGCAGGAACAACGATTCGTCTCGCTCGCCCATGAGCGCCTCGACCAGCTCCGGGCCGAGGCCGAGGCCGCCGTCCGCGCCACGATCGCGCAGGTCAGCACCGACCGGCAGGCGCGTGTGGAGCGCGATATCGGCGTGGCCGAGCACTCCGCGTCGCTCGCCGCGCTGAATGCCGCGGACGCCGGGCTCTGCTTCGGGCGTATCGACCGGCGTGACGGAGTCACCCATCACATCGGGCGCACCGGAATCCGCAAGGACGACACCGAGCGCACTCCGCTGCTGATCGACTGGCGCGCTCCAGTCGCGCGTCCGTTCTATCTCGCGACCGGATACGAGCCGATGGGGCTGCGCCGCCGCCGGCACATCACCAGCGAGGGCCGCACCGTCACCGCGCTGCACGACGAGATCATGGATCTCGCCGATCCCACCCGCACCGGCTACGAGTCGCACGACGCCGACGAGGTGCTGCTCGCCGCGCTCGGCAGTGCCCGCACCGGACGCATGGGTGACATCGTCTCGACGATCCAGGCCGAGCAGGACCACATCATCCGCGCCCCGCAGCGCGGACTGCTCGTCGTCGAGGGCGGGCCGGGCACCGGGAAGACCGCGGTCGCGCTGCACCGGGCCGCGTACCTGCTGTACGCGCACCGGGAGCAGCTCGCCAAGCGGGCCGTGCTGATCGTCGGGCCCAACCCCGCCTTCCTCGGCTACATCGGAGAGGTGCTGCCCTCGCTCGGTGAGACGGGCGTACTCCTGGCGACGGTCGGCGAGTTGTTCCCCGGTGTGCACGCCACGGGCACCGACAGCCCCGCGGCCGCCGCAGTCAAGGGCCGCGCGGACATGTCCGCCGTGCTGGCCGAGGCCGTACGGGACCGGCAGCGGGTGCCCGAGAAGGGCGAGCCGATCGTCATCGCGCACGACGACGGGGAACTGGTCCTCGACTGGGACATGGCCGTGGAGGCACGTCACAAGGCCCGCGAGACCGGACTTCCGCACAACCTCGCCATGCCCTACTTCGCCTTCCGGATCGTCGACGACCTGACCGACCAGCTCGTCGACCGCATCGGCGCCGACCCCTACGGCGGCCCGAACTTCCTCGGCCCCGACGACATCGCCCAGCTGGGCAAGGCCGTCGCCGCCAGCAGCGAGGTGCACGCCGCGATCAGGTCGCTCTGGCCGTCGCTCACCCCGCAGGAGTTCCTCGCGGACTATCTCGCCGACCCCACCGGTCTCCCCGACGAGGACGCCGCCCTGATCCGGCGCACCCGGGGCCCCTGGACATCCGCCGACGTGCCCCTCCTCGACGAGGCCGCCGAGCTCCTCGGCGAGGACGACTCCGCGGCGCGCGCCGCCGCCGAGGCCGAGCGGGCCCGCCGTATCGCGTACGCGCAGGGCGTCCTCGATGTCTCCTACGCCTCCCGTACGTACGAGTTCGAGGACAAGGAGGACGTCGACGCCGACGCCTCGGAGGTGCTGTCCGCCCACGACATCATCGACGCGGAGCGGATGGCCGAGCGGCACGAGGAGGCCGACCACCGCAGCGCCGCCGAGCGCGCGGCCGCCGACCGGACCTGGGCGTTCGGGCACATCATCGTCGACGAGGCACAGGAGCTGTCGGCGATGGCCTGGAGGCTGCTGATGCGCCGCTGCCCGACACGCTCGATGACCCTCGTCGGCGACCCGGCGCAGACCGGTGACCTGGCGGCACCTCCCACGCCCAAGGCCGTGGGGGACGGAGGGGACTTCTGGCAGCAGATCCTCGGGCCGTTCGTCGAGGACCGCTGGGAGCTGGCGCGGCTCGGGGTCAACTACCGTACGCCCGCCGAGATCATGGAGTACGCGGCCGGGCGGCGCCGGGCCGGCGACCCCGGATTCACCCCGCCGCGCTCCATCCGCTCCACGGGCGTGCACCCCTGGGAGCGCACCGTCGCGCTCGCCGAGGTGGCGCGGCTGGCGCAGGAAGAGGCACCGGCCGAGGGCCGGCTCGCCGTCATCGCCCCGCGCGAACTCCACGCGCGGCTCACGGGCCTCGGCGACGACGGGCCGCTCGACCTCTCCCGGCCCGTCGTGCTGATCGACCCGCGCCAGGCCAAGGGCCTGGAGTTCGACACGGTGCTGGTCGTCGCGCCCGAGCTGATGCTGCCCAACGACCTCTATGTGGCGCTGACCCGGGCCACCCAGCGGCTCGGGGTCATCACACCGGCCGCCCCGGTCACACCGGCTTCAGCCACACCGTCGCCAGTGGCGGCAGGGTGA
- a CDS encoding alpha-1,4-glucan--maltose-1-phosphate maltosyltransferase: MIGRIPVLDVRPLVDCGRRPAKAVVGETFHVTATVFREGHDAVAANVVLRDPGGRPGPWAPMRELAPGTDRWGAEVTPDAEGQWTYGVEAWSDPVATWRHHAGIKIPAGIDTALVLAEGAELYERAAAGVPKKDGREAVLAAADGLRDGGRTDRERLSAALDPAAVAALDRHPLRELVTSSPPLPLQVERTRALFGSWYEFFPRSEGATVNRGRPVSGTFRTAAQRLPAIAAMGFDVVYLPPIHPIGNTFRKGPNNSLEAGPHDVGVPWAIGSPLGGHDTVHPALGTLADFDDFVRCARDLRMEVALDFALQCSPDHPWVEQHPEWFHHRADGTVAYAENPPKKYQDIYPIAFDQDMKGLVKETLRVLRHWMAHGVRIFRVDNPHTKPVVFWEKVIGEINRTDPDVIFLAEAFTRPAMMHTLAAIGFQQSYTYFTWRNTKQELTEYLTELSGESAAYMRPNFFANTPDILHSYLQEGGRPAFEARAVLAATLSPTWGVYAGYELCENTALRPGSEEYLDSEKYQLRPRDWESAEREGRSIAPLITTLNRVRRRHPALQQLRNIHFHHTDNDAVIAYSKRTGSNIVLVVVNLDPHHTQEATVSFDMPELGLDWHETVPVRDELTGETYHWGRAAYVRLEPGVTPAHIVVLRPSPPIGGSPTS; encoded by the coding sequence CTGATTGGCCGCATTCCCGTCCTGGACGTACGCCCGCTCGTCGACTGCGGCCGAAGGCCCGCGAAGGCGGTGGTCGGCGAGACCTTCCATGTCACCGCCACCGTGTTCCGTGAAGGGCACGACGCGGTCGCCGCGAACGTCGTCCTGCGCGACCCCGGCGGCAGGCCGGGTCCCTGGGCCCCGATGCGTGAGCTGGCGCCCGGTACCGACCGCTGGGGGGCCGAGGTCACCCCCGACGCCGAGGGGCAGTGGACGTACGGCGTCGAGGCGTGGAGCGATCCGGTGGCCACCTGGCGCCATCACGCCGGGATCAAGATCCCGGCCGGGATCGACACGGCGCTGGTGCTCGCCGAGGGCGCCGAGCTGTACGAGCGGGCCGCCGCCGGCGTGCCGAAGAAGGACGGCCGGGAGGCGGTGCTCGCCGCCGCGGACGGACTGCGGGACGGCGGCCGGACGGACCGGGAGCGGCTGTCGGCCGCGCTCGACCCGGCGGCGGTGGCCGCCCTCGACCGCCATCCGCTGCGCGAACTGGTCACGTCCTCGCCGCCGTTGCCGCTCCAGGTGGAGCGCACCAGGGCGCTGTTCGGGTCCTGGTACGAGTTCTTCCCGCGGTCCGAGGGCGCGACGGTCAACCGCGGCAGGCCGGTCTCGGGAACCTTCAGGACCGCGGCGCAGCGGCTGCCCGCCATCGCGGCGATGGGTTTCGACGTGGTGTACCTGCCGCCGATCCATCCCATCGGCAACACCTTCCGCAAGGGCCCCAACAACTCGCTGGAGGCCGGTCCGCACGACGTCGGCGTTCCCTGGGCGATCGGCTCGCCCCTGGGCGGCCACGACACGGTCCACCCCGCCCTCGGGACCCTCGCCGACTTCGACGACTTCGTCCGCTGCGCCCGCGATCTGCGGATGGAGGTGGCTCTGGACTTCGCGCTGCAGTGCTCCCCGGACCACCCCTGGGTGGAGCAGCACCCCGAGTGGTTCCACCACCGCGCAGACGGGACCGTCGCCTACGCCGAGAACCCGCCGAAGAAGTACCAGGACATCTATCCGATCGCCTTCGACCAGGACATGAAGGGCCTGGTCAAGGAGACCCTGCGGGTGCTGCGGCACTGGATGGCGCACGGGGTGCGCATCTTCCGCGTCGACAATCCGCACACCAAGCCGGTGGTCTTCTGGGAGAAGGTCATCGGTGAGATCAACCGCACCGATCCCGACGTGATCTTCCTGGCCGAGGCGTTCACCCGCCCCGCGATGATGCACACGCTGGCCGCGATCGGCTTCCAGCAGTCGTACACGTACTTCACCTGGCGCAACACCAAGCAGGAGCTGACCGAGTATCTGACCGAGCTGTCCGGCGAGTCGGCCGCGTACATGCGCCCCAACTTCTTCGCGAACACGCCGGACATCCTGCACTCCTACCTCCAGGAGGGCGGCCGGCCGGCGTTCGAGGCGCGTGCGGTGCTTGCCGCGACGCTCTCGCCCACCTGGGGCGTGTACGCCGGGTACGAGCTGTGCGAGAACACCGCGCTGCGGCCGGGCAGCGAGGAGTACCTGGACTCCGAGAAGTACCAACTGCGGCCCCGGGACTGGGAGTCGGCGGAGCGCGAGGGGCGCAGCATCGCCCCGCTCATCACCACGCTCAACCGGGTCAGGCGTCGTCACCCGGCGCTCCAGCAGCTGCGGAACATCCACTTCCACCACACCGACAACGACGCCGTGATCGCGTACAGCAAGCGAACGGGTTCGAACATCGTTCTGGTGGTCGTCAATCTCGACCCCCACCACACCCAGGAGGCGACGGTCTCGTTTGACATGCCGGAACTCGGCCTCGACTGGCACGAGACCGTACCGGTGCGCGACGAGCTCACCGGCGAGACCTATCACTGGGGCAGGGCCGCCTATGTGCGCCTCGAGCCGGGCGTCACGCCTGCGCACATCGTGGTCCTGCGACCGTCCCCGCCGATCGGAGGGTCACCCACATCATGA